A genome region from Littorina saxatilis isolate snail1 linkage group LG16, US_GU_Lsax_2.0, whole genome shotgun sequence includes the following:
- the LOC138950071 gene encoding uncharacterized protein, which translates to MNCSYFHDKRVIDFVLTTIGPEGDVHGYEASSTPLPAYGPEPEVVIHGGPKHQDKEPYDCEECGRKVADILNTLHVGRQGRASRNNPHPPRYRDVLLLTWDSHFHDKTTGKKARPASGLIRGLRQANFPVTVLETGDADAAAAVATMSGPDEIVAAGSRFVQGLERVIVVYVETTQPVYYDLDWARLCTMSQCTSQLIHVKPPDRRRRSQQQPAAVDPKTSGDVEED; encoded by the exons ATGAATTGCAGCTATTTCCATGACAAAAGAGTTATTGACTTCGTCCTCACTACCATAGGTCCAGAGGGAGATGTCCACGGCTATGAAGCGTCAAGTACCCCGCTGCCGGCTTATGGCCCAGaacctgaggtggtgatccaCGGGGGCCCAAAACACCAGGACAAGGAGCCTTACGACTGTGAGGAGTGCGGACGAAAGGTAGCTGACATTCTGAACACACTTCACGTTGGCAGACAAG GTCGGGCATCAAGAaataacccccaccccccacgttACAGAGATGTTCTTCTTCTTACCTGGGATAGTCACTTCCACGACAAAACCACAGGCAAGAAAGCCCGGCCAGCCAGCGGTCTGATACGAGGTCTGAGACAAGCTAATTTCCCGGTCACTGTGCTGGAAACAGGAGATGCTGATGCTGCTGCGGCCGTGGCTACTATGTCAGGGCCCGACGAAATTGTAGCGGCAGGCTCACGTTTTGTCCAGGGCTTGGAAAGGGTGATCGTGGTTTATGTGGAGACTACACAGCCCGTGTACTACGATCTAGACTGGGCTCGTCTGTGTACGATGTCACAGTGCACATCCCAGCTCATCCACGTCAAACCCCCAGACCGTCGTCGTAGAAGTCAGCAGCAACCAGCAGCAGTAGACCCCAAAACCAGTGGAGACGTTGAGGAGGATTAA